In Schistocerca gregaria isolate iqSchGreg1 chromosome 9, iqSchGreg1.2, whole genome shotgun sequence, a single genomic region encodes these proteins:
- the LOC126291545 gene encoding transcriptional regulatory protein AlgP-like, which produces MKTYLIATLDKLCARMQQQQQQQQSRPAAVVQLAAASQPSRSGGPASQPASRAAAVQPCSSSPAVEQQQQQRSRPAAAVQPAAASHLTSSGGPASQPASHPASQPAEQQRSSRAVAVQPCSSSSSPGQQQWSSRQQPATTPAVVVQPASQPAIQPASQPSSSDPAMQ; this is translated from the coding sequence cagcagcagcagcagcagcagcagtcccggccagcagcagtggtccagctggcagcagccagccagccatcccGTAGCggtggtccagccagccagccagccagccgagcagcagcggtccagccatgcagtagcagtccagctgtggagcagcagcagcagcagcggtcccggccagcagcagcggtccagccggcagcagccagccacctCACCAGCAGTggtggtccagccagccagccagccagccatccagccagccagccagccgaacagcagcggtccagccgtgcagtagcagtccagccatgcagcagcagcagcagtcccggccagcagcagtggtccagccggcagcagccagccaccaCACCAGCAGTggtggtccagccagccagccagccagccatccagccagccagccagccgagcagcagcgatCCAGCCATGCAGTAG